GCCTCAAGAGATCAATTTGGCAATTGCCTTACTGGTTTCTTTTCTTTGGGTGACAGAACTTTTTCCTCTCTATGTTACGGGTTTTTTAGTTCTATTTCTGGAATTGGTCTGGTTACTTCCGGCTTGGGGGCCTGGTGCACCAAAAACGATTACTTTCCTTTCTTGTTATTTTTCTGAGACCATTTTACTATTCTTAGGTGGATTTGTGATCTCTTCGGCAATTACATCCTATGGATTGGATTCCTCCATTGCTCGGTTTGTGATTCGAAAAACAAAAGGTTCGGCCTTTTTACTGGTTCTTTCTTTAGGTTTCGCCACTGCCTTTTTATCTTGTTTTATGAACAATACTGCCACTGCGGCAATGATGTTGGGTCTTGTTTCTTCCATGATGAAATCTTTAGAAGAGGACAATCCTTTACGAAAATCACTTCTATTCATCGTTCCTTTTTCTGCCAATTTGGGTGGAATTGGAACCCCTGTAGGAACTCTTCCCAATGTAATTGGGATTGGGTATCTACAAGAAAGAGGATTGGAAATTGGTTTTTTGAATTGGATGGGATTTGCTTTCCCTGTATTTATCCTTTCTGTCTTTGCTCTTGCTATTATTTTGTACATTGTGTACTTAAAAAAAGACAAATCTGGAAATTCCGTCTCTTCCATCCAAGTATTGGATACAAATTTATCCCTTTCTAAACGAGATCGTTCGATTGCTTTGGGGATCATTGCCATTACTATCATTGGATGGATTACCTCTGACTGGCATGGAGTCTCCAATGGAACTGTGGCTTTATTTCCAGTGATTGTTTTTTTTGGATTTCGACTTTTAGATTTAAAAGAATTTCGTAACCTTTCTTGGGATGTGCTCATTCTTATGGGGGGAGGGATTGCTCTGGGAAAAGCTTTTGAAGAAACTGGCCTTGCAAAACATTTTGTCCAATTATTTATGTTAGGTGATTCGGGTCAGTTGGGATTGTTTTTGTTTTTTTCCATCCTCTCCCTTGGCCTCTCTTGTTTTTTAAGTAACACCAGTGTTGCCAATTTGATTCTTCCCATCACTATGGGTTTGCCTACACATCTCATTTTGCCAGCTGCAATCGGTGCCACCATCGGTGCATCCCTTGCCATGCCACTCCCTGTATCAACACCACCCAATGCTTTGGCCTTTAGTTATGGTGGGATCAGAAGCCTTGAAATGTTGAAAGTTGGTGGTATCATTTCCATCATCGCTTGGACCTTTTTTGTGACGGTAGGAGGCCTTATTTTACACCTCTTGGGGATTGTCGATTTTTCTAGGTTTTAAAAAAAAGACTTTTCCTCTCTCCAACTTCCATTACTCTACTTTCGAATTATGCGAAAGTTTAAATCACTTAGATTTCTCTCCGTATTTGTACCATTTTTTCTTTTTTCATGTTACAATTATATGAGCGAAGATGTTCCTATCATCTCAAGGCCCGACTTCAAACAACAAATTGCTATCCTTACCATTAAAGTTTCCACTCCAGAAAACGATAAGACCAAACGAGAAATCACCTCCATTTATACAAAATATTTAATGGAAACGGGATACTTTGGCCGTGTTTTATCAGATGGAATCAGAGCCAACCACCATATTGATTTGTATACAAGCGAAGTAAATGAGTATGAACATTTTTGGGTCTCTTCCATATCCACATTATTTATGTTAGGTACTGCTGGTCTTTTGCCATCCATTTATTCCAAAGAAAGAGTTCTCCATGCGGATTTTTATCTAAACGAAAAACTCATTGGTCGCGAAAAATACAGGCAAAAACATTCTACTCTATTTGGAATTCCATTTATGTTTATCTGGGAAACTGGAATCAAAGAAGCGAAAACGATTCATTTCAATAAAGAAAAAAATCTAATCCACAATGTAGTTCAAGACTACAACCGTTACTTATAGGAGACTTTATGAACTTGTTACTAAAATTAAAACTTCCCACAATCCAATCGCAAACGTTAGCCATTGTTTTCGTTTTGAGTCTATTTACCTTTGTTTGTAAAACTCCCGAAGTAAAAAAAGCTCCCGTTGTCGAAGTGAAAAAACCAGAACCTGTGGAAAAGGTTGTGGAACAACAAGATCCTAATTTAGCATTTTTGGAGAGTATCGAAGATGGCAGAGAGTTACCTGATTCAGATAAGTGGAAGGTAGAACAATATGATTTATTTACAGAAGATACTTTTCCCTCCTATGCTCCCGCAAACACAGCCATCGATTTTGCAAAAGTCGATTATCCATTGTTAAATGCTGCTATTTTTTATGTTACTTCTAAAGAGAGAAAATCTCTTGGTCTTCGTCCTTTTAAATATTCTGAAAAGTGTGAACAGGCCGCTTTTGGACATGCACAAGATATGGTAACTTATGATTTTTATTCCCATACAAGCACTGTGAATGGGAAAGAAACATTACGTGATCGGTTGGATCTGGTGGGAATTACAGACACTTATTCAGCAGAAAATATCATCAATTCTTTTGGAATTCAATATCAAGGCGGACGTGCTGTGTTCACGCCCGTACAAAACGGTGGTCCTTTTTTTAGTTATACAAAGGCGGGGACTCCCATTCCCAACCACACTTATCTGAGTTTGGCAAAAGCAGTTGTAGAAATCTGGTTTAATTCACCAGGTCATAGAAAAAATATTCTCAATCCAGAGTTTACTTATATGGGTGCAGGAACGTCCTTTTACAAAGACAAAAAGTTTTATGATATAGATAAAGTCAAGGCTGTGCAAGTGTTTACTGCAAAACCTTAAACCAGTTTGTTATATCTTACTTTCCCATTTTGACTACGATTTCGAATTCTTTTTTTGTCACAGGCTGAATCGACAACCTAGATCCTTTTTGTGTCACAACCATAGTCTCGAGACCCTTGGTATTTCTTAAGGTATCTAATGGAATCAAATCTTTAAACTTAGTATGGGGTTTTAAATGGACCCCATACCATCTAGGTTCAGTACCTTTCAGTTTGGGGTCAAAATATTTATGGTTGGGATCAAATTGGTAAGGGTCAGGGGTTGCTTCCTTGGCAACTTCTGCGATGCCCACAATTCCCGGCGGATCTAAACGGCTATGGTAAAATAAAACCAAGTCACCTAACTTTACTTCATCGCGAAGATAGTTCCGTGCTTGGTAGTTTCGAACCCCTTCCCAATAAGAGAGTTTTTCTCTCATCAGGTCGTCAATGGAAAAGACATCTGGTTCTGTTTTAAAGAGCCAATACTTCATGCGTTTTATTAAGAAGAATAGGCCGGTTTTGTTGCTGAAGAACCTTTGCCTTTTTTATTAGCACCTAATCCCGATTTATGATCTGCATATTTGTCAAAGGAAGGTTGGACAATGTCCATGAGCTCCTGTGCATCAATCGTTTCTTTGGCAAGAAGTGCTTTTGCAATGGCATCCAATTTCTTTTGGTTTTTCTTCACCAAATCACGGCCTTTATCAAGGCAAGTTTGGATGATGCGTTTCACTTCTTGGTCAATGAGTGCTGCAAACTCTTCTGAGTATGGTTTACTTGTGTGACCATAGTCTCGGCCCATAAATGGTGAAGTTTCGCCAGATCCGTAATGGATGGTTCCGAGTTTTTCGGACATTCCCCATTCACAAACCATACGACGCGCAATGTTGGTTGCTTGTTGGATATCGTTGGAAGAACCATTAGAAGGATCACCAAAGATCAGTTCTTCGGCAATGTATCCCCCCATAGACATTACAATTCGATCCAAACAATAGTTTTTACGATAGGAATGTCTGTCTTCCACAGGAAGGGATTGTGTGAGGCCAAGGGCTCTACCACGAGGAATGATGGTAACTTTATGAACAGGTTCCGTATACGGCAGTAAGGTGCCGAGAAGGGCATGTCCCGCTTCATGGTAAGCGGTCATTTCTTTTTCTTTGTCAGAGATAAACATAGACTTACGTTCTGGGCCCATCATGACTTTATCGCGCGCTTCTTCGAGTTCTTCTTGGGTCACACGTTTTTTGTTACGACGAGCTGCAAGAAGTGCCGCTTCATTGATCAGGTTCGCAAGATCGGCTCCTGTAAAACCTGGGGTTCCGCGAGCGATCGAGTTCAGTGATATATCAGAAACTAAGGGAACTTTTTTAGAGTGAACGAGTAAAATCTCTTCACGGCCTTTGAGGTCTGGCAGATCCACAATCACTTGTCTGTCAAAACGACCGGGGCGAAGGAGAGCCGGATCGAGTACGTCTGCACGGTTAGTTGCAGCCATCACGATGACACCTTCATTCATTTCAAATCCATCCATCTCGACTAACATCTGATTGAGGGTCTGTTCTCTTTCGTCATGACCGCCACCAAGACCGGCACCACGGAGGCGACCTACAGCATCAATCTCATCGATAAAGATGATACAAGGGGCATTTTTTTTCCCTTGGTCAAATAGATCACGGACTCGTGATGCTCCCACACCCACAAACATTTCCACAAAGTCAGAACCAGAAATAGAGAAGAAAGGAACACCTGCTTCTCCAGCAACCGCTTTCGCAAGTAAGGTTTTACCAGTTCCTGGAGGACCAACGAGTAATACGCCTTTAGGAATTCGTGCACCGATGGCTTGGAATTTTTTTGGGTCTTTTAAGAATTCAATAATTTCGAGTAATTCCACTTTTGCTTCATCGCAACCAGCCACATCATTAAAAGTGGTTTTGACTTTTTGATCTACATTCATTTTGGCACGAGACTTACCAAAGGTAAATGCTTTGTTACCAGATGCTTGGAGTTGGCGCATCATGATGAACCAAATGATACCAAGGGCAAAGAGCCATGGAATGATACCGGTTACAACACTCCAAAACTTGTTTTCTTCCGTAGATTTCGCAGTAAAACTGAGACGTGACTTCCGAAGTTTTGTCACCAAATCATCGTTCACCTGTGCTACGTTCGTTTTGAAAGGTTTTGGTTTGTTGTCTTTGGTGATTTCTGGAATGTACCAACCTTCAATCAGCTCTCGATCAATGATGATTTGTTGTTTTGAGGAAATATCTTTTCCATCTTTCGAGGTAATTTTTCCAATCGGCTTTTTCCCCTCGATGGGTTCCACCATATTCAAAAAATCGGAATAGCTGATTTCGTCGGGTTTACCGGCGAAGTCCTGACCTTTATAAACCGTTGCCAAAATGACAAGGAATACGAGTAAAAATAGAAATACGGTTTTGATGTTTTTATTCATGTAAAGACTTCTCGCAAGTTAGACTGAAATCAAAGGTGATATTTCTGAATCACTTCGTCAATATCCCCCATGGATATGGAACGAATCGCCGCTTCGGCGTCATTGATGATCTGTATCAGGCTCAGGTTCTCTAATGGCTCAAAATCTTCACGTAAAAATTCTTCTCTTTTTTTTGGATCAAAGGCTGAATTAAGAACGCCGATCCGAATCCGTATAAAATTAGGGGATCGTAATGAGACAGAAACCGAGTTGACCCCAGGGTTGACATCGTTTTCCCCACCTT
The sequence above is drawn from the Leptospira sp. WS4.C2 genome and encodes:
- a CDS encoding DASS family sodium-coupled anion symporter produces the protein MIRAGIVFSSLAVIPAFFGWYQNWLGLSGPQEINLAIALLVSFLWVTELFPLYVTGFLVLFLELVWLLPAWGPGAPKTITFLSCYFSETILLFLGGFVISSAITSYGLDSSIARFVIRKTKGSAFLLVLSLGFATAFLSCFMNNTATAAMMLGLVSSMMKSLEEDNPLRKSLLFIVPFSANLGGIGTPVGTLPNVIGIGYLQERGLEIGFLNWMGFAFPVFILSVFALAIILYIVYLKKDKSGNSVSSIQVLDTNLSLSKRDRSIALGIIAITIIGWITSDWHGVSNGTVALFPVIVFFGFRLLDLKEFRNLSWDVLILMGGGIALGKAFEETGLAKHFVQLFMLGDSGQLGLFLFFSILSLGLSCFLSNTSVANLILPITMGLPTHLILPAAIGATIGASLAMPLPVSTPPNALAFSYGGIRSLEMLKVGGIISIIAWTFFVTVGGLILHLLGIVDFSRF
- a CDS encoding CAP domain-containing protein — encoded protein: MNLLLKLKLPTIQSQTLAIVFVLSLFTFVCKTPEVKKAPVVEVKKPEPVEKVVEQQDPNLAFLESIEDGRELPDSDKWKVEQYDLFTEDTFPSYAPANTAIDFAKVDYPLLNAAIFYVTSKERKSLGLRPFKYSEKCEQAAFGHAQDMVTYDFYSHTSTVNGKETLRDRLDLVGITDTYSAENIINSFGIQYQGGRAVFTPVQNGGPFFSYTKAGTPIPNHTYLSLAKAVVEIWFNSPGHRKNILNPEFTYMGAGTSFYKDKKFYDIDKVKAVQVFTAKP
- a CDS encoding EVE domain-containing protein, with the protein product MKYWLFKTEPDVFSIDDLMREKLSYWEGVRNYQARNYLRDEVKLGDLVLFYHSRLDPPGIVGIAEVAKEATPDPYQFDPNHKYFDPKLKGTEPRWYGVHLKPHTKFKDLIPLDTLRNTKGLETMVVTQKGSRLSIQPVTKKEFEIVVKMGK
- the ftsH gene encoding ATP-dependent zinc metalloprotease FtsH, whose product is MNKNIKTVFLFLLVFLVILATVYKGQDFAGKPDEISYSDFLNMVEPIEGKKPIGKITSKDGKDISSKQQIIIDRELIEGWYIPEITKDNKPKPFKTNVAQVNDDLVTKLRKSRLSFTAKSTEENKFWSVVTGIIPWLFALGIIWFIMMRQLQASGNKAFTFGKSRAKMNVDQKVKTTFNDVAGCDEAKVELLEIIEFLKDPKKFQAIGARIPKGVLLVGPPGTGKTLLAKAVAGEAGVPFFSISGSDFVEMFVGVGASRVRDLFDQGKKNAPCIIFIDEIDAVGRLRGAGLGGGHDEREQTLNQMLVEMDGFEMNEGVIVMAATNRADVLDPALLRPGRFDRQVIVDLPDLKGREEILLVHSKKVPLVSDISLNSIARGTPGFTGADLANLINEAALLAARRNKKRVTQEELEEARDKVMMGPERKSMFISDKEKEMTAYHEAGHALLGTLLPYTEPVHKVTIIPRGRALGLTQSLPVEDRHSYRKNYCLDRIVMSMGGYIAEELIFGDPSNGSSNDIQQATNIARRMVCEWGMSEKLGTIHYGSGETSPFMGRDYGHTSKPYSEEFAALIDQEVKRIIQTCLDKGRDLVKKNQKKLDAIAKALLAKETIDAQELMDIVQPSFDKYADHKSGLGANKKGKGSSATKPAYSS